The nucleotide sequence CCTAAATTCGTGTGTACCCACATATTTTGGGAAAAACAATTTTGATTTTCTCTTACTTCATATAAGGCGTATTACCGTGTATAAGGTTGTCACACCAACAAGCAATACAGACTTTGACGCGTACTTTCAGTTTCGCTGGGCTCACTTACGCCAGCCGTGGAATTTCCCTCCGGGATCGGAAAAAGACGAGTATGAGCAAGTCGCAGAGCATCGCATGATTGTTGATGGTAAAGGCAACATCGTGGCATGTGGTCGCGTTCACCTTAACACAGCCGAAGAAGCGCAAATACGTCACATAGCAGTAGATACTCATCACCAGCGTAAAGGCTTAGGCCAAATGATGATGAGTGCACTTGAAAATGTCGCCAAAGAGCTTGGCGCAGAGCGTGCGGTTACCAACAGCCGAGAAATATCTATCGACTTTTTTACCGCGTGTGGTTTCTATGTGGAAAGAGAAGCCCCAAACGAATTAGGCATGCTTAAACGCCAGCAAATGGTGAAAAAACTCACCGAAAATAACTCGTTAGTGATGCACCCTAAATGGTGTAAGTCATTACAACAAACATGGTCGGATACCATCCCCATTACTGAACATATGGGGATTAAGTTATATCAGTACACGGGGCGCACCCTTGAAACCCGCGCATCGTTAAACAAAAATATCAATATTCATGGCACCATGTTCGCGGGCAGTATTTTTTCTTTGGCCACCCTCACAGGGTGGGGGCTAATTTACTTACAACTAAAAGAGCGCGGACTGGAAGGGGATATTGTCTTAGGTGATGGAGACATTCATTATCATAAACCCATTACCATGAAACCTCGGGCCATCTGCAACATAGAATCTTTGTCCGGCAAGTACTCTCCGTTGGAAAAACAACAAAAAGCGCGATTTGAGCTGAGTGTAAATATACTCGATGGCGATACCGCGGTAGCAGAGTTTGAAGGGGTATTTTGGGTTTTACCTGCCACCGAGAACGAAAACGACGACCACTAGTCCCCGTATCACCAACGACCTATCACGCCTGATCACGCCTGATCACGCCTAGATGGCTGCGTCAACCTAGTGGCAACGTAAACTCAGTTCTCATTTTTTAAGGCAATAAAAAAGCGCCGTTATAAGGCGCTTTTTCGACATGTGATTACCCTGCTGGGTAACGAGACCTGAATAGATTTAGCTATGTGATGTCTATTACGCCACCATAGCAGCTTGAAGTTTTTTCATCGCGTTCTTTTCTATTTGACGAACACGCTCTGCAGACACTTCATATTTATCGGCCAAATCTTGCAAAGTAATTTTACTGTCTGCCAACCAACGGGTTTCAATAATGTCCTGACTACGCTCGTCGAGGGTTTTGATCGCAGAGTAAAGACGCTTACTTGCGTTGGCATCCCAGTCACTGTTGATAACATCAGTTTCAACATCTGACGATTTATCCTCTAGAAACTGTACAGGAGCAAAATTGCCAGTTTCATCTTCATCAGCAGACAAATCGAAAGCTTGATCTTGGCTGCTCATTCGCGCTTCCATTTGAAGCACTTCTTTTGTACTCACACCGAGCTCATTAGCCACAGTTTGCACTTCTTCATGCGTAAACCAACCCAAACGCTTTTTCGCTTTACGTAGGTTAAAGAAAAGCTTTCTTTGTGCTTTTGTGGTGGCGACTTTCACAATACGCCAGTTTTTAAGCACAAACTCATGAATTTCAGCTTTAATCCAGTGCACCGCAAAAGACACTAGGCGTACACCCACAGTAGGGTCGAAACGCTTCACGGCTTTCATCAAGCCAATATTACCTTCTTGAATCAAGTCGGCTTGTGGCAAGCCATAGCCAGAATAAGACTTTGCAATATGCACAACAAAACGCAGATGCGACATCACCAGCTTACGTGCAGCTTGGAGATCTTCATCTTCGCGAAGACGGACAGCGAGCTCACGCTCTTCTTCCGCACTTAACATATCAATGCTGCTCACAGCTTGAATGTAGCCTTCGATGCTACCATTGTGAGGCACTGACAGTGCCATTGATTGTAAGTTGTTGCTCATTATTCACCTCATTCGTTGCCGCTTTATATTAGCAAACTAATATAAGCCGCGCGAGACCTAATTGTGATCAGAAATCTAACCGATATATGGATATAGTACTCATCTGCTAGAGATCAAGACCAAATCACAAAAAAAAAGTTCATTTTACTAAAACGTGGATAGACAGATAGCTAGAAAGGAACGACGCCTGTGTTTAGCAGCATGGTAATAACTCTGCCGCTACCTTCATATTTTTATCTACGAACTAAAAAATATCACTGTTCCATTATAATTTAATGACAGAAAAAACCCAATCCGTTCATCCTATCATACTGACATCAGCCGCTTTTCGTGCTGTGTGCCGCCGGCTATCCATAGCTGCTCTTGGCCACGGATATGACTATAGTGCTTTTACTCGACATTTGCGACATCAACAATTAGATTAATAGCGTCGCTTTTTTCGATAGAAGACTATCTACCTGAAGAACGCCCCCATCGCGTAGATAAAAATAATGATAAATAATGAACGCTGAGAGATAAGAGGTCCTTAATGTTCGCGTACGTGGCCAGACAACCCATTTTTGATGCACAGCAACAGGTTTATGCCTACGAGTTGTTGTTTAGAATGGGAGAAGACAATTGCTTTCCCGATATTTCCCCTGACGAAGCCACTTCCAAAATATTGACTTCTACCCACCTAAGCTTAGGTATTGAAGAAATTACGGGGGATAAAAAGGCGTTTATCAATTTTCATCGCGACACCTTGATGAATCATTTTCCTACCTCGCTAGATCCCAGCAAAGTGGTGATCGAGGTTGTTGAAACGGTGGACGTCGACGACGCGCTTGTCTGTGCCTGCAAACACATTAAGGAAATGGGATACCCTATTGCCCTAGACGACTATGACATGAAAGGAAAGTGGGAAGCCTTTATCCCCTTTACCAGTGTTATTAAAATAGACATTACCGAAATTCCCCATGACGAGATCCCGGCACTGGTTGAACGGTTTAAAGCGCACAACATAAAACTGGTGGCTGAAAGAATTGAAACCCACGAAGAATTTCAAACGTTTAAACATATGGGGTTCGACTACTTTCAAGGTTACTTTTTAGCGAAACCTGAAGTCGTCAGGCATAGGAAACTTGGGCCAAGTAGTTTAACCATGATGGAGTTGCTTACCTTAAGTAGCCGCCCACAACTCGATTTGACGCAAGTCAATACCATCATAGAGCGAGATCCTTCCTTAACCTACCTTTTACTTCGCTTCATCAATAATCCGCTTATTAATAAAAGGCACAAGATCACGTCATTGAAGCATGCCTTAAACTTCATGGGCGAAGTGGAAGTTAAAAAGTTTATCGCGTTACTTGCGCTCGCTAATCTCAGCGAGAGTAAACCCACTGAACTTATGTCCATGGCCTTAGTTAGAGCAAAATTTTGTGAACTCGCCTTTGCCGACATGAATGCACATAACGACCCCATGAAGGGGTTTCTCACTGGCTTACTGTCGTTGCTAGACGCCATGATGGAGCAACCCATAGAAGATCTTATTCGTAAAATACCTATTAGCGACGATGTGAAATCGGCGCTATGCGCCGAACGGGGCCATCTAAGAGACACACTTTTACTCGCCCAATGTTTTGAACGGGCAAATTGGGGAGGGATTAAAAAGTTAGCGTCTAAACATGCCTTCAAGCAAACCAAACTGCATGATTACTTCAATGAAGCCATAAAGTGGGCACATCACGTTCAAACATCAACCACGAAAACGTAAAGAGGCTCGTCATTTTTTATACAAGAATGACGAAATTCTGCATTTAATGTAAAAACCCTGTAATTAGTTGACGTAACACATCTTTAGGTCGATGATATAGATTCACACCGCCACACTGCCGTCATGTAAGAAGGTTGAATTTTCAGGAAATTTTATGTTTGCGTTTATCGCTCGAGAACCCATTTTAGACAAAAGCAAAAGTGTTTTTGCCTATGAACTTATCTTTAGAGATGGAAAAGGCGGTGCGTATCCAGAACACTCTCCCGAAAAAGCGCAATATATCGAAGAACAGTTTCACCCCTTAGGTTTAGACGATATTAGCGGCGAAAAAAGTTCGTTCATCAACTTTTCATCGGAAACCCTTATTTCGCGCTTCCCCACTACTCTGGATCCAGCATCGGTGGTGGTTGAATTGGCGGATAATCCGTTTACAGATACGGGGCTACTTGAAGCCTGCCAACATATCAAGCAGTTAGGCTATCGACTCGCGATTGATGACCCTATGATGCTGAGCGCCAGGCACGACATTCTGCCTCTTATCGACATTGTGAAAGTGGACGTGTCCCGTACTCGTTTTGAAACCATTGAAAAACATATTCCCCGTTATTTAGATGCTAATGTCAGATTGGTCGCTGAACAAGTGAATACGCCGGATCATTTCGCCACGTGTTCAGATTTAGGCTTCGACCTCTTTCAAGGCTACTTTTTTGCCCAGCCAGAAGCCCGAATTGTGCGCCAACTGCCCGCCTCTAAAATGAACATTGTCGATTTAATGGGTGAAGTTTCTGGCGATAGCTTTGATATTAACCGCATAAGTCATGTGATTGAGCGGGATGCGGCGTTAAGCTATTTGCTTCTGAAGTTCATTAATAATCCAGCCATTAATAAACGCTATAAAATCACTTCCTTAAAGCACGCCCTTAATTACATGGGCGAAGTCGAAATTAAGAAGTTCATTGCGCTACTAAGCCTGACTAACCTTGGTGATGAAAAGCCATTAGAAATTATTCACATGTCTTTGGTGCGGGCAAAGTTCTTTGACTTACTCTCACAGCAAAGAGGGTTAAAGGCCAACCCACCCATTGGCTTCCTGGTGGGGTTATTTTCGTTGCTAGAAGGTCTTTTAGACCAGTCAATGTCTGACATTGTAAAGCAGCTGCCACTTTCCGATGATCTTAACAATGCGCTGTTAGGCAAAAATGCCGAGTTTGTTCAATACATGACGTTAGTTAAGGCGTTTGAAAGTGCGTTGTGGATGAACGTCATTAAGGTTGCCAAGAACCTAGATATTGATCAGAAGCAGCTACACACCCTCTATAACCAAGCTATTGTTTGGGGCAATGGCGTAAGAAGTGTGATTACGGCCCATTACCCACAAGCCCAAGTACGAGAAAACTAGGCAAAGTAAGTTGCCCCGTTGCTGTCTTGTTTAGCTGCTACCTTGGTTCGATTTGCCTACCTTGGTTCGATCTGCCTCACGTGGCGCTGCACTGATATACGTGAACCTAATAAGCCAAGCGCCACAGACAAGCCAAGCATAGTCAGTAGTGCCGTGCCTGTAAGCCCTGTAATATTAAACTCTTTTTGATACATAGCGGCAAATGTTTGAATGCTACTGTCCATCCACCACAGAATAATAATCACAGCGAACCACGCCATTAAGCCACCTAGCAAACCATACCAAAACCCGGTATACAGAAACGGACGATGAATAAATGCGTCTGTGGCACCCACCAGTTTCATCACCACAATTTCATCGTGCTTATTAAGTATATTGAGGCGAATAGTATTGCCAATAATCAGCACCACAGCCACAAACAGAAGCAGACCGATAAGGGTGACTAAATCACTGGCAATGTCCACTAGCGCGTAAAGGCGCTCTAACCACTCAATATCTAGCTTTCCGATATCCACTTCTCGCTGTTGCGTTAACTTATTCAGTAGTGCTTTTGCAGCAGTAGGCCCAGCGTGCTTATCAGTTGGGGTAACTAACACCACATCAGGTAAGGGGTTAGATTCTAAGTACGCAATGGCATCACCTAAGCCAGACAAATGCTGGAATTCCTTCAGTGCGTCATCCGCGGGTATGTAGACTACCGCGTCAATTTCGGGCCAGGTGTTTAATCGTGCAACCAACTGCTGAGCACTGGTTGACGACGTAGACGATTTCAAAAAGAGCGAAATTTCAGAAGCTTGCTCCCACCCCGCAGTAATCTTTTCTGTATTTTTTACCATGATATAAAGCGTACTAGGCAAGGTTATACTTAACCCCAGCACACCAATAGTCATTAACGAGGCTACCGGTTGACGCCATAGCTCACCAAGACTAGACAATGCTTGCCTAACATGGCTAACAAAAAACATCACCAAAGATTGAATAACCCCAATTTTGACACGAGACGCCCCCGCTTTTCGATTTGAAAAAAGAATACTCATGATTGCCAACCTTCATCCAAACTGTCGTTGAGGCCGTCAGTGATCATTTGCCCATTTTTCAATGTCAATGTACGGTATTTCATACGTGCTATTAGCCCCAAATCATGGGTGGCAATGAATACAGAAACCCCCGCTTGATTGAAATCTTCAAATAAGCGGATAATTTCCATAGACAGTTTTGGATCTAAGTTGCCGGTAGGCTCATCGGCAAGAAGCAAAGGCGGTTTGTTCACCACTGCACGGGCAATGCCCACCCGCTGTTGTTCACCACCAGATAGCATAATAGGCAGGCTTCGGCTTTTATCCCTTAAGCCAACCATTTCTAACGCGGCGTCTACGCGCTTACTGATTTCTTTGTGGGTGTAGCCTTCAATCACTAACGGTAATGCCACGTTGTCAAACACCGACTTATCCATAAGCAGCTGATGACTTTGAAATATCATGCCTATATCGCGTCTTATATAGGCAACATCTCGACGTTTGATTGCGTTAAGGTCGTGGCCGTTAATTAAAACGCGCCCTACGGTAGGGCGCTCCATAATGCTGATGAGCTTAAGCAACGTACTTTTCCCCGCTCCAGAATGGCCGGTTAAAAACGCCATTTCCCCTGGGGCAATATGAAAGTTAACCTTACTCAGTGCACGTTGGCCGCCTGGGTAGGTTTTGCTTACCTGCTCAAACTTAATCATGAATGTTCCCTACAAAATGCCAGTGAAATTTATTTTGCGACGTCGCCACTCTCTATTTCACTAAACAGCGCATCTATGAATTCTTGGCCATCAAATTGGCGGAGGTCGTCTATGCCCTCGCCGACTCCTATGTATCGAATAGGTATACCAAATTGATCAGCAATAGAGAAGATGACCCCACCCTTTGCCGTTCCATCCAACTTAGTTAAGGTAATGCCTGTTAGCCCTACGGCTTCATTAAAGAGCTTCGCTTGGCTTACTGCATTTTGCCCTGTGCCGGCATCTAGCGTCAGCATGACCTCGTGGGGGGCATTTGGGTTAAGTTTTTTCATCACCCTAACCACTTTTTTCAGCTCTTCCATAAGGTTATTTTTGTTCTGTAAGCGACCCGCAGTATCTGCAATAAGTACATCACATTTACGAGACTTAGCGGCTTCTAAAGCGTCATACAACACTGATGCACTGTCTGCACCTGTGTGTTGTGCGATAACCGGTATATTGTTACGTTCGCCCCACACTTGTAGTTGCTCAACGGCCGCCGCACGGAAGGTATCACCCGCCGCTAACATTACCTTTTTACCTTGCTGCTCAAATTGCTTAGCTAACTTACCTATGGTGGTGGTTTTACCTACGCCATTAACGCCTACCATCAAAATAACAAAAGGCCCATCTTGCGCGTCGTGGCTTTGCATAACGTCTGGTAAGGGTTGATTTACCTTGGTTAGCATATCTGACATCTGCTGTTTTAAAATATCGAGCAAGGCTTCGGCATCTTTCAAATCTTTTCGAGATGCACTGTCTGTTAAATGGGTAATAATTTTTTGGGTGGTATCCATCCCCACATCGGCGACAAGCAATTGCGTCTCTAAATCTTCGTATAGCTCATCATCTATGGTTTTTCCCTTGAATAAGCTAACAAACCCGCTGCCTAAATTAGCCTTTGTTCTCGATAAGCTATCTTTTAAACGAGAGAAAAGTGATTTCTTTTCCTTTTTCTCTTGCGCTATTGGTGTGGCGCTTTCCTGTTTTAAGCTGGCAACAGCTTCCTCGGTTTGCGCTGTATCAACGACCCTTTCCGTGGCAGACACAGCCTCACTGACACTGGCAGTATCGACACTGACATCGTCTTTTGCGGTAGGCGTATCTACAATGGCATCAGCCTCTACGGGCACACCTTCGTCTCTAGTCGCCTCTGGCGCTTGATCGGACATCAAGTTTTCAGTTTCTGACGGTGTAATAGGTGATTGCGTTGTTAGCACATCATCTTCAGCGTCACTGCCTGGAACTTCTAATGGTGTGACATTTTCTTCAACAGGCTGTTGTGTTGCCTCTTGAGTATCTTCACCGACAGTGACGTTAGGCATGTCAGATGAACCTTGCGGCTCCGTACTTGTTTCGTTACTAGTGTCTGTATTCGTCTCAGAAAGCGTGGCATGCTCTGTTTCGTTTTCAGTAGTTTTTTGTTTATCTGTTTTTTTGTTCTTGCTGAACCAGCCAAAAAGTTTCGACATAGTGAGGACAAATCCTTATAAATTCTGCGCAAATTCGGCTACACTGGCCGGCTATTGTATGAACCAATGATACCATTGTCAGCTACCATGAAGCGAGTTTCTCGCCCTGCTAGGGCATCAT is from Alteromonas australica and encodes:
- a CDS encoding EAL and HDOD domain-containing protein, which codes for MFAYVARQPIFDAQQQVYAYELLFRMGEDNCFPDISPDEATSKILTSTHLSLGIEEITGDKKAFINFHRDTLMNHFPTSLDPSKVVIEVVETVDVDDALVCACKHIKEMGYPIALDDYDMKGKWEAFIPFTSVIKIDITEIPHDEIPALVERFKAHNIKLVAERIETHEEFQTFKHMGFDYFQGYFLAKPEVVRHRKLGPSSLTMMELLTLSSRPQLDLTQVNTIIERDPSLTYLLLRFINNPLINKRHKITSLKHALNFMGEVEVKKFIALLALANLSESKPTELMSMALVRAKFCELAFADMNAHNDPMKGFLTGLLSLLDAMMEQPIEDLIRKIPISDDVKSALCAERGHLRDTLLLAQCFERANWGGIKKLASKHAFKQTKLHDYFNEAIKWAHHVQTSTTKT
- the ftsX gene encoding permease-like cell division protein FtsX, translating into MSILFSNRKAGASRVKIGVIQSLVMFFVSHVRQALSSLGELWRQPVASLMTIGVLGLSITLPSTLYIMVKNTEKITAGWEQASEISLFLKSSTSSTSAQQLVARLNTWPEIDAVVYIPADDALKEFQHLSGLGDAIAYLESNPLPDVVLVTPTDKHAGPTAAKALLNKLTQQREVDIGKLDIEWLERLYALVDIASDLVTLIGLLLFVAVVLIIGNTIRLNILNKHDEIVVMKLVGATDAFIHRPFLYTGFWYGLLGGLMAWFAVIIILWWMDSSIQTFAAMYQKEFNITGLTGTALLTMLGLSVALGLLGSRISVQRHVRQIEPR
- the rpoH gene encoding RNA polymerase sigma factor RpoH; this encodes MSNNLQSMALSVPHNGSIEGYIQAVSSIDMLSAEEERELAVRLREDEDLQAARKLVMSHLRFVVHIAKSYSGYGLPQADLIQEGNIGLMKAVKRFDPTVGVRLVSFAVHWIKAEIHEFVLKNWRIVKVATTKAQRKLFFNLRKAKKRLGWFTHEEVQTVANELGVSTKEVLQMEARMSSQDQAFDLSADEDETGNFAPVQFLEDKSSDVETDVINSDWDANASKRLYSAIKTLDERSQDIIETRWLADSKITLQDLADKYEVSAERVRQIEKNAMKKLQAAMVA
- a CDS encoding EAL and HDOD domain-containing protein, which translates into the protein MFAFIAREPILDKSKSVFAYELIFRDGKGGAYPEHSPEKAQYIEEQFHPLGLDDISGEKSSFINFSSETLISRFPTTLDPASVVVELADNPFTDTGLLEACQHIKQLGYRLAIDDPMMLSARHDILPLIDIVKVDVSRTRFETIEKHIPRYLDANVRLVAEQVNTPDHFATCSDLGFDLFQGYFFAQPEARIVRQLPASKMNIVDLMGEVSGDSFDINRISHVIERDAALSYLLLKFINNPAINKRYKITSLKHALNYMGEVEIKKFIALLSLTNLGDEKPLEIIHMSLVRAKFFDLLSQQRGLKANPPIGFLVGLFSLLEGLLDQSMSDIVKQLPLSDDLNNALLGKNAEFVQYMTLVKAFESALWMNVIKVAKNLDIDQKQLHTLYNQAIVWGNGVRSVITAHYPQAQVREN
- a CDS encoding bifunctional GNAT family N-acetyltransferase/hotdog fold thioesterase, which codes for MYKVVTPTSNTDFDAYFQFRWAHLRQPWNFPPGSEKDEYEQVAEHRMIVDGKGNIVACGRVHLNTAEEAQIRHIAVDTHHQRKGLGQMMMSALENVAKELGAERAVTNSREISIDFFTACGFYVEREAPNELGMLKRQQMVKKLTENNSLVMHPKWCKSLQQTWSDTIPITEHMGIKLYQYTGRTLETRASLNKNINIHGTMFAGSIFSLATLTGWGLIYLQLKERGLEGDIVLGDGDIHYHKPITMKPRAICNIESLSGKYSPLEKQQKARFELSVNILDGDTAVAEFEGVFWVLPATENENDDH
- the ftsY gene encoding signal recognition particle-docking protein FtsY gives rise to the protein MSKLFGWFSKNKKTDKQKTTENETEHATLSETNTDTSNETSTEPQGSSDMPNVTVGEDTQEATQQPVEENVTPLEVPGSDAEDDVLTTQSPITPSETENLMSDQAPEATRDEGVPVEADAIVDTPTAKDDVSVDTASVSEAVSATERVVDTAQTEEAVASLKQESATPIAQEKKEKKSLFSRLKDSLSRTKANLGSGFVSLFKGKTIDDELYEDLETQLLVADVGMDTTQKIITHLTDSASRKDLKDAEALLDILKQQMSDMLTKVNQPLPDVMQSHDAQDGPFVILMVGVNGVGKTTTIGKLAKQFEQQGKKVMLAAGDTFRAAAVEQLQVWGERNNIPVIAQHTGADSASVLYDALEAAKSRKCDVLIADTAGRLQNKNNLMEELKKVVRVMKKLNPNAPHEVMLTLDAGTGQNAVSQAKLFNEAVGLTGITLTKLDGTAKGGVIFSIADQFGIPIRYIGVGEGIDDLRQFDGQEFIDALFSEIESGDVAK
- the ftsE gene encoding cell division ATP-binding protein FtsE; this translates as MIKFEQVSKTYPGGQRALSKVNFHIAPGEMAFLTGHSGAGKSTLLKLISIMERPTVGRVLINGHDLNAIKRRDVAYIRRDIGMIFQSHQLLMDKSVFDNVALPLVIEGYTHKEISKRVDAALEMVGLRDKSRSLPIMLSGGEQQRVGIARAVVNKPPLLLADEPTGNLDPKLSMEIIRLFEDFNQAGVSVFIATHDLGLIARMKYRTLTLKNGQMITDGLNDSLDEGWQS